A region of Streptomyces sp. R44 DNA encodes the following proteins:
- a CDS encoding 2-oxoacid:ferredoxin oxidoreductase subunit beta: protein MATDLRLLPKDFKSDQEVRWCPGCGDYAVLAAVQGFMPELGLAKENIVFVSGIGCSSRFPYYMNTYGMHSIHGRAPAIATGLATSRRDLSVWVVTGDGDALSIGGNHLIHALRRNVNLKILLFNNRIYGLTKGQYSPTSELGKITKSTPMGSLDAPFNPVSLALGAEASFVARTVDSDRKHLTEVLRQASEHNGTALVEIYQNCNIFNDGAFEVLKDKDQAKEAVIRLEHGQPIRFGADNEKGVVRDPATGDLQVVTVTPDNEARILVHDAHAATPTTAFALSRLADPDTLHQTPIGVLRSIERAVYDTLMADQLDAAVERYGKSDLAALLAGNDTWSVVG, encoded by the coding sequence GTGGCAACTGATCTCCGTCTGCTTCCGAAGGACTTCAAGTCGGACCAGGAGGTCCGCTGGTGTCCGGGCTGCGGTGACTACGCGGTCCTCGCCGCCGTGCAGGGCTTCATGCCCGAGCTCGGACTGGCGAAGGAGAACATCGTCTTCGTCTCCGGCATCGGCTGCTCCTCCCGCTTCCCGTACTACATGAACACCTACGGGATGCACTCCATCCACGGCCGCGCCCCGGCCATCGCGACCGGTCTCGCCACCTCGCGGCGCGACCTGTCCGTCTGGGTGGTCACGGGCGACGGCGACGCGCTGTCCATCGGCGGCAACCACCTCATCCACGCCCTGCGCCGCAACGTCAACCTGAAGATCCTGCTCTTCAACAACAGGATCTACGGCCTCACCAAGGGCCAGTACAGCCCCACCTCCGAGCTCGGCAAGATCACCAAGTCGACCCCGATGGGCTCCCTCGACGCCCCCTTCAACCCGGTCTCCCTCGCACTCGGCGCCGAGGCGAGCTTCGTGGCCCGCACGGTCGACTCCGACCGCAAGCACCTCACCGAGGTGCTCCGCCAGGCCTCCGAGCACAACGGCACCGCTCTCGTCGAGATCTACCAGAACTGCAACATCTTCAACGACGGCGCCTTCGAGGTCCTCAAGGACAAGGACCAGGCCAAGGAGGCGGTCATCCGCCTCGAACACGGGCAGCCGATCCGCTTCGGCGCCGACAACGAGAAGGGCGTCGTCCGCGACCCGGCCACCGGCGACCTCCAGGTCGTCACCGTCACCCCCGACAACGAGGCCCGGATCCTCGTCCACGACGCCCACGCGGCCACCCCCACCACCGCCTTCGCCCTCTCCCGCCTGGCGGACCCCGACACCCTCCACCAGACCCCCATCGGCGTCTTACGCTCCATCGAACGCGCCGTCTACGACACCCTCATGGCCGACCAGCTCGACGCCGCGGTGGAGCGGTACGGGAAGAGCGACCTCGCCGCGCTGCTCGCGGGCAACGACACCTGGTCCGTCGTCGGCTGA
- a CDS encoding 2-oxoacid:acceptor oxidoreductase subunit alpha, with protein sequence MTVDHEVRRLDRVVIRFAGDSGDGMQLTGDRFTSETASFGNDLSTLPNFPAEIRAPAGTLPGVSSFQLHFADHDILTPGDAPNVLVAMNPAALKANIGDVPRGGEIIVNTDEFAKRAMAKVGYDSSPLEDGSLDGYRVHPVPLTTLTLEALKEFGLSRKEAERSKNMFALGLLSWMYHRPTEGTETFLRQKFAKKPEIAEANVAAFRAGWNFGETTEDFAVSYEVAPATRAFPTGTYRNISGNLALSYGLIAAARQADLPLYLGSYPITPASDILHELSKHKNFGVRTFQAEDEIAGIGAALGAAFGGSLAVTTTSGPGVALKSETIGLAVSLELPLLVVDIQRGGPSTGLPTKTEQADLLQAMYGRNGEAPVPVVAPRTPADCFDAALEAARIALTYRTPVFLLSDGYLANGSEPWRIPETEDLPDLTTPFATGPNHTLADGTEVFWPYKRDPETLARPWAVPGTPGLEHRIGGIEKQDGTGNISYDPANHEFMVRTRQAKIDGIEVPDIEVDDPDGASTLVLGWGSTYGPITAAVRRIRRENGPIAQAHLRHLNPFPKNLGEVLRRYDKVVVPEMNLGQLALLLRARFLVDVQPFTQVNGMPFKAEQLAGVLEEALRGN encoded by the coding sequence ATGACCGTCGACCACGAGGTCCGCCGGCTCGACCGGGTGGTCATCCGTTTCGCGGGTGACTCGGGTGACGGCATGCAGCTGACGGGTGATCGTTTCACCTCGGAGACGGCGTCCTTCGGGAACGACCTCTCCACGCTGCCGAACTTCCCGGCCGAGATCCGGGCGCCTGCCGGGACCCTGCCGGGTGTCTCGTCCTTCCAGCTCCACTTCGCCGACCACGACATCCTGACCCCGGGCGACGCCCCGAACGTGCTGGTCGCGATGAACCCGGCCGCCCTGAAGGCGAACATCGGGGACGTGCCGCGCGGCGGCGAGATCATCGTCAACACCGACGAGTTCGCCAAGCGCGCCATGGCCAAGGTCGGCTACGACTCCTCGCCCCTGGAGGACGGCTCGCTCGACGGCTACCGGGTCCACCCCGTGCCGCTGACGACGCTCACCCTGGAGGCGCTCAAGGAGTTCGGGCTCTCCCGCAAGGAGGCCGAGCGGAGCAAGAACATGTTCGCGCTCGGGCTGCTGTCCTGGATGTACCACCGCCCCACCGAGGGCACCGAGACCTTCCTGCGGCAGAAGTTCGCGAAGAAGCCGGAGATCGCCGAGGCCAACGTGGCCGCCTTCCGGGCCGGCTGGAACTTCGGCGAGACCACCGAGGACTTCGCCGTCTCCTACGAGGTCGCCCCCGCGACCCGGGCCTTCCCCACCGGCACGTACCGCAACATCTCCGGGAACCTGGCCCTGTCCTACGGCCTGATCGCGGCCGCCCGCCAGGCGGACCTGCCGCTCTACCTCGGCTCGTACCCGATCACCCCGGCCTCGGACATCCTGCACGAGCTCAGCAAGCACAAGAACTTCGGCGTGCGGACCTTCCAGGCCGAGGACGAGATCGCCGGCATCGGCGCCGCCCTGGGCGCGGCCTTCGGCGGCTCTCTCGCCGTCACGACCACCTCCGGTCCCGGTGTGGCGCTGAAGTCCGAGACCATCGGACTTGCCGTCTCCCTGGAGCTGCCGCTCCTCGTCGTGGACATCCAGCGCGGCGGCCCGTCCACCGGCCTGCCCACCAAGACCGAGCAGGCCGACCTGCTCCAGGCGATGTACGGCCGCAATGGCGAGGCCCCGGTCCCGGTCGTGGCCCCCAGGACGCCGGCGGACTGCTTCGACGCGGCCCTGGAGGCCGCCCGGATCGCGCTCACGTACCGCACGCCGGTGTTCCTGCTGTCCGACGGCTATCTGGCCAACGGCTCGGAGCCGTGGCGGATCCCGGAGACCGAGGACCTGCCCGACCTCACGACCCCGTTCGCCACCGGCCCGAACCACACCCTCGCCGACGGCACCGAGGTCTTCTGGCCGTACAAGCGCGATCCCGAGACCCTCGCCCGCCCGTGGGCGGTGCCCGGCACGCCCGGCCTGGAGCACCGCATCGGCGGCATCGAGAAGCAGGACGGCACCGGCAACATCTCGTACGACCCCGCGAACCACGAGTTCATGGTCCGCACCCGCCAGGCCAAGATCGACGGCATCGAGGTCCCGGACATCGAGGTCGACGACCCGGACGGCGCGAGCACCCTGGTCCTGGGCTGGGGCTCCACCTACGGGCCGATCACCGCGGCCGTCCGCCGCATCCGCCGCGAGAACGGCCCCATCGCCCAGGCCCACCTCCGCCACCTCAACCCCTTCCCCAAGAACCTCGGGGAAGTCCTCCGGCGCTACGACAAGGTCGTCGTCCCCGAGATGAACCTCGGGCAGTTGGCCCTGTTGCTCCGCGCCCGGTTCCTGGTGGACGTCCAGCCCTTCACCCAGGTCAACGGCATGCCGTTCAAGGCCGAGCAGCTCGCCGGCGTCCTCGAGGAGGCCCTCCGTGGCAACTGA
- a CDS encoding VOC family protein: MPTVPAAALPDRWFRTTPDSALLPGPRLLARSLIDVSVLDERIRSYERLTGTPADLRMPIPDFGGLELAAVGNMLLIASARPFTDIQRRTAYSVIVPSLDGALSRLDQVGATVLEPPERILPGARARVRFPDGAIAELVEHRPNPGERPRPPELRGSGHPGVRLLLRKAVSRSMFASLVRLYETALGLDRDTRLQKDAPDGVELATVGNLLVVGTDGPEFTRASDVRLALVSSAPRDIPGARPLGAPAGHRLVQLEDGSVAEVWESAPGFHDTPSAPARGTAGTDAT, translated from the coding sequence ATGCCCACTGTTCCCGCGGCGGCGCTGCCGGACCGCTGGTTCCGCACCACGCCCGATTCCGCCCTGCTGCCGGGCCCGCGCCTGCTGGCCCGCTCCCTCATCGACGTCTCGGTCCTCGACGAGCGCATCCGCTCCTACGAACGGCTCACCGGAACCCCCGCGGATCTGAGGATGCCGATCCCCGACTTCGGCGGCCTTGAGCTCGCGGCGGTCGGGAACATGCTCCTGATCGCCAGCGCCCGGCCTTTCACCGACATCCAGCGCCGGACCGCCTACTCCGTCATCGTGCCCTCGCTCGACGGCGCGCTGAGCCGGCTGGACCAGGTCGGCGCCACCGTGCTGGAACCCCCCGAGCGGATTCTGCCGGGCGCCCGCGCCCGCGTCCGCTTCCCCGACGGTGCGATCGCCGAGCTCGTGGAGCACCGCCCGAACCCGGGCGAGCGGCCTCGTCCCCCGGAGCTCCGGGGATCAGGACACCCGGGGGTGCGGCTGCTCCTCCGCAAGGCGGTGAGCCGCAGCATGTTCGCCTCCCTCGTCCGCCTCTACGAGACGGCCCTCGGCCTCGACCGCGACACCCGCCTCCAGAAGGACGCCCCCGACGGCGTCGAGCTGGCCACCGTCGGGAACCTGCTCGTCGTCGGCACGGACGGCCCGGAGTTCACCCGCGCGTCGGACGTCCGGCTGGCCCTGGTGAGCTCCGCACCGCGGGACATCCCGGGTGCCCGGCCGCTGGGAGCCCCCGCCGGCCACCGGCTCGTCCAGCTGGAGGACGGCTCCGTGGCCGAAGTCTGGGAGAGCGCCCCCGGGTTCCACGACACGCCTTCGGCTCCCGCGCGGGGCACAGCCGGGACCGATGCCACATGA